In the genome of Cryptomeria japonica chromosome 8, Sugi_1.0, whole genome shotgun sequence, one region contains:
- the LOC131857714 gene encoding SPX domain-containing protein 1-like, whose amino-acid sequence MKFGKWFELLLQQILSEWRDHYISYTFLKKRIKFIEATRNDIIMGDSNPDFLNTYEVDFINLLNAELDKINKFMEEKSRECHIRLQTLKGRIEKVKDGRTQAMVVHNHGREEVVLLGKDLVNFHGELVLLENYSLWNFTGLWKIIKKYHRRIGAFKGENCIPWTKYLPVFGGLRSCVCAMEANFFGFIGLSLPSLGGLCSLVNSGCGLLATRCPILGCGDADFLCLSVVVCTRLCGQVLNQTY is encoded by the exons ATGAAGTTTGGGAAATGGTTTGAGCTTTTATTGCAGCAAATTTTGTCAGAATGGAGAGATCATTATATCTCTTATACCTTTCTTAAGAAACGAATCAAATTCATTGAAGCTACAAGAAATGATATAATCATGGGAGATTCAAATCCAGATTTTTTGAATACATATGAAGTGGACTTCATCAATTTGCTTAATGCTGAATtagataaaatcaacaaattcatggAGGAGAAGAGTAGAGAGTGTCATATACGTTTACAG ACACTCAAAGGAAGGATAGAAAAGGTCAAGGATGGCCGTACCCAAGCCATGGTAGTGCACAATCATGGAAGAGAAGAAGTGGTTTTGCTGGGCAAAGATTTGGTAAACTTCCATGGAGAGTTGGTTCTTTTGGAGAACTATAGTCTATGGAATTTTACAG GATTGTGGAAAATTATTAAGAAGTATCATAGAAGAATTGGTGCTTTCAAGGGAGAGAATTGCATTCCATGGACAAAAT ATCTGCCTGTGTTTGGTGGTCTACGATCTTGTGTCTGTGCTATGGAGGCCAACTTTTTTGGGTTCATAGGACTCTCGCTG CCCAGCTTGGGGGGCCTCTGTTCTCTGGTTAACAGTGGGTGTGGGTTGCTTGCAACGAGATGCCCTATCTTGGGTTGTGGGGATGCGGATTTTCTTTGTCTCTCCGTCGTGGTGTGCACTAGACTGTGCGGGCAAGTCTTAAATCAGACgtactaa